Proteins co-encoded in one Streptomyces sp. NBC_01283 genomic window:
- a CDS encoding 2OG-Fe(II) oxygenase, which translates to MANQWAPRLGERTFPPTLDELSAECAANGQRRPTPLILNYGEGDYACLHQDIYGDIVFPHRPVPGRNGYRRHPMRHGTNAVESGHRNTLGVIFHNAR; encoded by the coding sequence ATGGCCAACCAATGGGCCCCGCGCCTCGGCGAGCGCACCTTCCCGCCCACGCTGGACGAGCTGAGCGCCGAGTGCGCGGCGAACGGTCAACGGCGCCCCACCCCGCTGATCCTGAACTACGGCGAGGGCGACTACGCCTGCCTGCACCAGGACATCTACGGCGACATCGTCTTCCCCCACCGGCCCGTACCCGGCCGGAACGGCTACCGCCGCCACCCCATGCGGCACGGCACGAACGCCGTGGAGTCCGGCCACCGCAACACGCTCGGCGTGATCTTCCACAACGCCCGCTGA
- a CDS encoding peptidoglycan-binding protein → MRTTRTLTRRAAVAASLAVACTLGAVPGIAQASEPPTASETSEVSAGHGLEWFQERHGLPRTGSVDGPTARALQQAPDTELHRTFRTAADLGPEELANARTVIGVGKGAQIPEQGVVIALMTAMQESKFVNYLTPVDHDSLGIFQQRPSTGWGTPEQITDVATSSKSFYGVAPFGSNPGLIQIDGWQTMPPGDVCQAVQVSAFPDRYAQWEQFARDLLAQEGPTVPPIP, encoded by the coding sequence TTGCGCACTACTCGTACTCTCACCCGCCGCGCGGCCGTGGCCGCCTCGCTCGCCGTGGCCTGCACCCTGGGTGCCGTGCCCGGCATCGCTCAGGCTTCCGAGCCCCCCACGGCTTCAGAGACTTCCGAGGTGTCCGCCGGGCACGGTCTGGAATGGTTCCAGGAGCGCCACGGCCTGCCCCGGACCGGCTCCGTCGACGGCCCGACCGCCAGAGCCCTGCAGCAGGCGCCCGACACCGAACTGCACCGGACCTTCCGTACGGCCGCCGACCTCGGGCCCGAGGAACTCGCCAACGCACGCACCGTCATCGGCGTCGGCAAGGGTGCGCAGATCCCCGAACAGGGCGTGGTCATCGCGCTGATGACCGCCATGCAGGAGTCCAAGTTCGTCAATTACCTGACGCCGGTGGACCACGACTCCCTGGGGATCTTCCAGCAGCGCCCGAGCACCGGCTGGGGCACCCCGGAGCAGATCACCGATGTCGCCACTTCATCCAAGTCCTTCTACGGAGTGGCCCCCTTCGGCAGCAACCCGGGGCTGATCCAGATCGACGGCTGGCAGACCATGCCCCCGGGCGACGTCTGCCAGGCCGTCCAGGTGTCCGCCTTTCCCGACCGCTACGCGCAGTGGGAGCAGTTCGCCCGCGACCTGCTCGCCCAAGAGGGGCCCACGGTCCCGCCGATCCCCTGA
- a CDS encoding ArsR/SmtB family transcription factor, whose product MLRVYFTAEDLARVRVASGPDFLWEISNSVQTLQRRDGARVFGAWRQWARPRLSDSCRLLSPLLPPHGCSPDFLTPTHGAGETLHAAVDTLVRTPRPRLRTDLTRVAASRRLPGWTESLAQGDAAALRQLGQALHTYHLEALAPFWPRIHAQIDADRITRLHSLLDGGTDGLLAGLGPQLRWNPPVLEADYPVDHQLRLDGRGLTLQPSFFCWPTPVTLADGELPPVLVYPIDHAMDWTHSTPHPAPPVRPDDGALGPLIGHTRAAVLRAARTGSSTVELARLLAVTHPAISQHVKVLRAAGLLTTVRRAGRSLHVATAEGRALLRSCGS is encoded by the coding sequence ATGCTGCGGGTGTACTTCACGGCCGAGGACCTGGCGCGGGTGCGGGTCGCATCGGGCCCTGACTTCCTCTGGGAGATCAGCAACAGTGTGCAGACGCTCCAACGGCGCGACGGAGCAAGGGTGTTCGGGGCCTGGCGGCAGTGGGCGAGGCCGCGCCTCTCGGACAGCTGCCGACTCCTCTCGCCCCTCCTCCCGCCGCACGGCTGCTCCCCGGACTTCCTCACGCCCACCCACGGAGCAGGCGAGACGCTCCACGCGGCGGTCGACACGCTCGTGCGCACGCCCCGGCCGCGGCTGCGCACTGATCTGACACGGGTGGCCGCATCGCGCCGGCTCCCGGGCTGGACGGAGTCGCTGGCGCAGGGCGACGCCGCCGCTCTGCGGCAGTTGGGGCAAGCCCTCCATACGTACCACCTGGAGGCGCTCGCGCCGTTCTGGCCCCGCATCCATGCCCAGATCGACGCCGACCGCATCACTCGCCTGCACAGCCTCCTCGACGGCGGGACGGACGGGCTCCTGGCGGGCCTTGGGCCTCAACTGCGCTGGAACCCGCCGGTGCTGGAGGCCGACTATCCCGTGGACCATCAGCTGCGGCTCGACGGCCGAGGGCTCACCCTGCAGCCCTCGTTCTTCTGCTGGCCCACGCCTGTCACGCTCGCCGACGGCGAACTGCCGCCCGTCCTGGTGTATCCCATCGACCACGCGATGGACTGGACCCACTCCACGCCCCACCCCGCACCCCCCGTCCGTCCGGACGACGGCGCCTTGGGGCCGCTCATCGGCCACACCCGCGCCGCGGTCCTCAGGGCGGCCCGCACCGGTTCGTCCACGGTCGAGCTCGCCCGTCTCCTCGCGGTCACCCACCCGGCCATCAGCCAGCACGTCAAGGTGCTGCGCGCGGCCGGCCTGCTGACCACCGTCCGCAGGGCGGGACGGTCGCTTCATGTCGCAACGGCGGAGGGGCGCGCACTGCTGCGCAGTTGCGGCTCGTAA
- a CDS encoding methylated-DNA--[protein]-cysteine S-methyltransferase, whose protein sequence is MTVHTTITSPLGELLLVGEPTPDGGVALTSLSMPGQKNAPAVHSSWAHDRDRFSGIARQLSAYFAGELASFDIEFTPSGTDFQRRVWSALEEIPYGTSTTYGELAGRIGVDRGRIQALGAAIGANPLLLVRPCHRVIGADGSMRGYAGGVERKVRLLTLEGALQPTLV, encoded by the coding sequence ATGACCGTCCACACGACCATCACCAGCCCGCTCGGTGAACTGCTGCTCGTGGGTGAACCGACACCGGACGGCGGCGTGGCACTGACGTCACTGTCCATGCCCGGACAGAAGAACGCACCCGCCGTGCACAGCAGTTGGGCCCACGACCGCGACCGCTTCTCCGGCATCGCACGACAGCTGTCCGCCTACTTCGCCGGTGAACTCGCCTCGTTCGACATCGAGTTCACCCCGAGCGGCACGGACTTCCAGCGGCGCGTCTGGAGCGCCCTGGAGGAGATCCCGTACGGCACGTCGACCACCTACGGCGAACTCGCCGGGCGGATCGGCGTGGACCGCGGCCGGATCCAGGCCCTGGGCGCCGCGATCGGCGCGAACCCGCTGCTCCTCGTGCGCCCCTGCCACCGCGTGATCGGCGCGGACGGCTCCATGCGGGGCTACGCGGGCGGCGTGGAGCGCAAGGTCCGGCTCCTCACCCTCGAAGGCGCCCTGCAGCCCACTCTCGTCTGA
- a CDS encoding TIGR04222 domain-containing membrane protein: MRMHFERATTTTTAGKRTALGLYEVAYLAGGPRRVVECVVIALAERELVRLRATRIHAVDAVDVELPEQLVERALVMACPSSHSTASVCADLRKSPEVAEIGGRLADLGLVTRVPAPTDPGRPTAAPDGGGGREPPGLRVRRGRGPPPGHGPTRLKSAVPTAARSGRSRSRPPSRFRRCVRS; the protein is encoded by the coding sequence ATGCGGATGCACTTCGAGCGGGCCACGACGACGACAACGGCGGGTAAGCGAACGGCACTTGGCCTGTACGAGGTCGCCTATCTGGCGGGTGGGCCGCGGCGCGTGGTGGAGTGCGTGGTGATCGCGCTTGCCGAGCGCGAACTGGTCAGGCTCAGGGCCACACGCATACACGCCGTGGACGCCGTGGACGTGGAGTTGCCGGAGCAGCTGGTCGAGCGCGCCCTGGTCATGGCGTGCCCGAGCAGCCACAGCACGGCGTCCGTGTGCGCCGACCTCCGGAAGTCCCCTGAGGTGGCGGAGATCGGCGGCCGGCTCGCCGACCTGGGTCTGGTGACCAGGGTCCCGGCACCAACTGACCCGGGTCGGCCAACAGCGGCTCCGGACGGCGGAGGAGGACGAGAGCCTCCCGGCCTACGTGTTCGCCGGGGCCGGGGTCCTCCCCCAGGGCACGGTCCGACGCGACTGAAAAGCGCCGTGCCTACTGCGGCACGTTCAGGACGAAGTCGAAGTCGGCCTCCTTCGCGTTTCCGACGGTGCGTACGTTCATGA
- a CDS encoding AraC family transcriptional regulator: MRGTTVLPGEGNSGLPGEEGMPTHRLEVPMPNALPFAIGTFDTIGPMSRAAFPHRHTFHEIVHVTGGTGRHVVDLAGFALRPPNLFFIAPGQVHHWENVTGLEGSVILFTDDFLLDHPADRHALRGLGRRSWLELRDETADGTSRLVAELDGEYRAGADGFHSVLRALLHVLVVRAARLPAHRPDAVTPAPHTRPGSVAAAFVALLGAPEGPLWSVRESARHLGVSESYLSEAVKTSTGRTPGELIRQARVHEAKRLLLRTELSVRQVAGRIGFGDAAYFCRFFRRETGASPGDFRRGRGDIHHDHRLESIARAQPSA; this comes from the coding sequence ATGCGCGGCACAACGGTCTTGCCCGGAGAGGGGAACAGCGGATTACCCGGCGAGGAAGGGATGCCGACGCACCGCCTGGAAGTGCCGATGCCCAACGCGCTGCCGTTCGCCATCGGCACCTTCGACACCATCGGGCCGATGTCGCGTGCGGCGTTCCCGCACCGGCACACCTTCCACGAGATCGTCCACGTCACGGGCGGCACCGGCAGGCACGTCGTCGACCTGGCCGGGTTCGCCCTGCGGCCGCCGAACCTCTTCTTCATCGCCCCCGGCCAGGTCCACCACTGGGAGAACGTCACCGGCCTGGAGGGAAGCGTCATCCTCTTCACCGACGACTTCCTCCTGGACCACCCCGCCGACCGCCACGCACTGCGCGGGCTCGGTCGGCGCTCCTGGCTCGAACTCCGCGACGAGACCGCCGACGGGACCTCGCGCCTCGTCGCCGAGCTGGACGGTGAGTACCGTGCCGGGGCCGACGGATTCCATAGCGTGCTGCGGGCCCTGCTGCACGTACTCGTGGTCCGCGCGGCGCGGCTGCCCGCACACCGTCCGGACGCCGTCACACCGGCCCCGCACACCCGGCCCGGCTCCGTCGCCGCCGCATTCGTGGCCCTGCTCGGCGCCCCGGAGGGCCCTCTCTGGTCCGTGCGCGAGAGCGCGCGACACCTCGGCGTCTCCGAGAGCTACCTCAGCGAGGCGGTGAAGACGTCCACCGGCCGCACGCCCGGCGAACTGATCCGGCAGGCCCGCGTGCACGAGGCCAAACGCCTTTTGCTGAGAACGGAGTTGTCGGTCCGTCAGGTCGCGGGCCGGATCGGCTTCGGTGACGCCGCCTACTTCTGCCGCTTCTTCCGCCGCGAGACCGGCGCGAGCCCCGGGGACTTCCGGCGCGGCCGCGGCGATATTCACCACGACCACCGACTTGAGTCCATCGCCCGCGCTCAGCCGTCCGCATAG
- a CDS encoding 2OG-Fe(II) oxygenase, giving the protein MIDTTAHPAAGRVGERVAAGDWDALAAELDEHGHALTGRLLTPEACRDIAALYDDTDRFRSTIDMARYRFGSGQYRYFTHDLPDVVRELREAFYPRLLPIARDWAARLGKPAPWPDRLGEWVEMCHAAGQAKSAQILLRYGPGDWNALHRDVFGEMLFPLQVVVGLDAPGADFTGGEFIMTEQRPRAQSRGSSTTLPQGHGLVFTTRDRPVASKRGWSTGPMRHGVSTVRSGRRHALGLVFHDAA; this is encoded by the coding sequence ATGATCGACACCACCGCTCACCCGGCGGCCGGCCGCGTCGGCGAACGCGTCGCGGCGGGGGACTGGGACGCGCTGGCCGCCGAGCTGGACGAGCACGGCCACGCCCTCACCGGCCGGCTCCTGACTCCCGAGGCCTGCCGCGACATCGCCGCCCTGTACGACGACACCGACCGCTTCCGCTCCACCATCGACATGGCCCGCTACCGCTTCGGCTCCGGCCAGTACCGCTACTTCACCCACGACCTCCCCGATGTCGTACGGGAGTTGCGCGAGGCGTTCTACCCCCGGCTGCTGCCCATCGCCCGCGACTGGGCCGCGCGGCTCGGCAAGCCCGCCCCCTGGCCCGACAGACTGGGGGAGTGGGTGGAGATGTGCCATGCGGCCGGGCAGGCCAAGTCCGCGCAGATCCTGCTCCGTTACGGACCCGGCGACTGGAACGCCCTGCACCGCGACGTCTTCGGTGAGATGCTCTTCCCGCTCCAGGTCGTCGTCGGACTCGACGCCCCGGGAGCCGATTTCACCGGCGGCGAGTTCATCATGACCGAGCAGCGTCCCCGCGCCCAGTCCCGCGGATCGTCCACGACCCTGCCGCAGGGGCACGGGCTGGTCTTCACGACCCGCGACCGGCCCGTCGCCTCGAAGCGCGGCTGGTCGACCGGGCCGATGCGGCACGGCGTGAGCACCGTCCGCTCCGGACGCCGGCACGCACTGGGCCTGGTCTTCCACGACGCGGCGTGA
- a CDS encoding Ada metal-binding domain-containing protein: MNPSRASGEPGPRTYTLCGPDGKPYPSGIPGTLGGHRRGRLYGRLDCPSALRAVARGPYATHRVFFPDEATAIAAGYRPCAVCLPAQYARWKADPESTGTP; this comes from the coding sequence GTGAACCCCTCCCGGGCAAGCGGCGAGCCGGGCCCGCGTACGTACACCTTGTGCGGCCCGGACGGGAAGCCGTACCCCAGCGGCATACCCGGCACCCTGGGCGGGCACCGCCGAGGGCGCCTGTACGGCCGCCTCGACTGCCCCTCCGCCCTGCGGGCCGTCGCCCGCGGCCCCTACGCCACCCACCGGGTGTTCTTCCCCGACGAGGCCACCGCGATCGCGGCCGGATACCGCCCCTGTGCGGTCTGTCTGCCCGCTCAGTACGCTCGCTGGAAAGCAGACCCAGAAAGCACCGGCACACCATGA
- a CDS encoding C39 family peptidase, with translation MRKRLVSTAIAVAAVGALVTPAAAQADPARPHGIAVLGHGSKAGTAVVSGQNEPGTRLRVGGARTGSAHTLPVDYQVQETGYWCGPAATRIALSARIAPPSQGSLAAQLGTTEAGTDHISQVTGVLNANLGTGWYETKEMPNDPPTQAQKDLLWNDIVLDIDNNYPLVTNIVAPPGNQPPGYPSDQTIYHYFTVIGYDDANRTVLIADPASFGGNQIYWLSFDQLATLIPPKGYAA, from the coding sequence ATGCGCAAGAGACTTGTCTCCACCGCGATCGCCGTGGCGGCGGTCGGTGCCCTCGTCACCCCGGCCGCCGCCCAGGCGGACCCCGCCCGCCCGCACGGCATAGCGGTGCTCGGTCACGGCTCGAAGGCCGGGACCGCCGTCGTCAGCGGACAGAACGAGCCCGGCACCAGGCTCCGCGTCGGCGGTGCGCGGACCGGGAGCGCACACACGCTCCCGGTCGACTACCAGGTCCAGGAGACCGGCTACTGGTGCGGTCCCGCTGCCACCCGTATCGCCCTGTCCGCACGGATCGCCCCGCCGAGCCAAGGCTCTCTGGCCGCGCAGCTCGGCACCACCGAGGCCGGCACGGATCACATCAGCCAGGTGACCGGCGTGCTCAACGCCAACCTCGGCACCGGCTGGTACGAGACCAAGGAGATGCCGAACGACCCGCCCACCCAGGCCCAGAAGGACCTGCTGTGGAACGACATCGTCCTGGACATCGACAACAATTACCCGCTGGTGACCAACATCGTGGCCCCGCCCGGCAACCAGCCGCCCGGCTACCCGTCGGACCAGACGATCTACCACTACTTCACGGTCATCGGCTACGACGACGCGAACCGCACCGTCCTCATCGCCGACCCCGCGTCGTTCGGCGGCAACCAGATCT
- a CDS encoding alpha-ketoglutarate-dependent dioxygenase AlkB codes for MSALIPRPTTEIAPGAVHVPQWLTLDQQRELVTACRAWATGPVPIRHTELPRGGVMSVQTVCVGWHWQPYRYTRTADDVNGRRVAEFPDWLVELGRRALTAAYGDASGAADRTPDTYTPDTYTPDTYTPDTALINFYDGQARMGMHQDKDERSSAPVVSLSIGDTCVFRVGNTETRTKPYTDIELASGDLFVFGGPSRYVFHGVPKVHEGTADPATGLTSGRLNITMRVTGLR; via the coding sequence GTGAGCGCCCTGATCCCGCGGCCCACCACGGAGATCGCCCCCGGAGCGGTGCACGTGCCGCAGTGGCTCACCCTGGATCAGCAGCGCGAACTCGTCACGGCGTGCCGTGCGTGGGCCACCGGCCCCGTGCCGATCCGCCACACCGAGCTGCCGCGCGGCGGGGTGATGTCCGTGCAGACGGTGTGCGTGGGCTGGCACTGGCAGCCGTACCGCTACACGCGGACCGCCGACGACGTGAACGGCCGACGCGTCGCGGAGTTCCCGGACTGGCTGGTCGAGCTGGGCCGCCGGGCGCTCACGGCGGCGTACGGCGACGCGTCGGGCGCGGCCGACCGCACCCCGGACACCTACACCCCGGACACCTACACCCCGGACACCTACACCCCGGACACGGCGCTGATCAACTTCTATGACGGGCAGGCCAGGATGGGCATGCACCAGGACAAGGACGAGCGGTCGTCGGCCCCGGTGGTGTCCCTGTCCATCGGCGACACCTGCGTCTTCCGCGTGGGCAACACGGAGACCCGCACCAAGCCCTACACCGACATCGAACTGGCCTCGGGCGACCTGTTCGTCTTCGGCGGCCCCTCGCGCTACGTCTTCCACGGCGTGCCCAAGGTCCACGAGGGCACCGCTGACCCCGCCACCGGACTGACCTCGGGCCGCCTGAACATCACGATGCGGGTCACCGGCCTGCGGTGA
- a CDS encoding L-threonylcarbamoyladenylate synthase, giving the protein MAKYFDVHPDNPQSRSISTVADSIRSGALIAYPTDSCFALGCQLGNRDGLDRIRKIRNLDDRHHFTLVCQNFAQLGQFVHVDNDVFRAIKAATPGSYTFILPATKEVPRQLLHPKKKTVGVRIPDHVVTQALLTELGEPLLSSTLLLPDEEEPLTQGWEIKERLDHVVDAVVDSGDCGTSPTTVIDFSDGEAEIVRRGAGDTSRFE; this is encoded by the coding sequence ATGGCGAAGTATTTTGACGTGCACCCCGACAACCCCCAGTCGCGCAGCATCAGCACCGTGGCCGACAGCATCCGGTCCGGTGCGCTGATCGCGTATCCGACGGACTCCTGTTTCGCGCTCGGATGCCAGCTGGGCAACCGTGACGGCCTGGACCGGATCCGCAAGATCCGGAACCTCGACGATCGCCACCACTTCACCCTGGTGTGCCAGAACTTCGCGCAGCTGGGTCAGTTCGTGCACGTCGACAACGACGTGTTCCGTGCGATCAAGGCGGCGACGCCGGGCAGCTACACCTTCATCCTGCCCGCGACGAAGGAGGTGCCGCGCCAGCTCCTGCACCCCAAGAAGAAGACGGTCGGCGTCCGGATTCCCGACCATGTCGTCACGCAGGCCCTGCTCACCGAGCTCGGTGAGCCGCTGCTCTCCAGCACCCTGCTCCTGCCCGACGAGGAGGAGCCGCTCACCCAGGGCTGGGAGATCAAGGAACGCCTCGACCACGTCGTGGACGCCGTCGTCGACTCGGGCGACTGCGGCACGAGCCCGACCACGGTCATCGACTTCTCCGACGGCGAGGCCGAGATCGTGCGCCGCGGCGCGGGCGACACCTCGCGGTTCGAGTAG
- a CDS encoding PP2C family serine/threonine-protein phosphatase has translation MPYITVTALSHPGLVRDHNEDSLAVGPWTLCGTMTENPQTLGFPLGNPLVVAVADGIGGQPGGEVASGLVVRQLAAIGPSLDGEQAVHDALIACNHAVYAAAERDPELTTMGTTVAGVVLLGKELVVFNVGDSRVLDVSLGREDGALRQVSVDDSPPPAPGRRTTSIVTQALGGALRFSAITPHVSTLPLVGGERFLVCSDGLTDPVPEDTLNELLTAHDSGRAVFELWKAAIDAGGPDNITLALISVVDDE, from the coding sequence ATGCCGTACATCACTGTCACCGCTCTGAGCCACCCTGGGCTCGTACGCGATCACAACGAGGACAGCCTGGCCGTCGGCCCATGGACGCTGTGCGGGACGATGACCGAGAACCCGCAGACCCTGGGGTTCCCGCTCGGCAACCCCCTGGTCGTCGCGGTCGCCGACGGCATCGGCGGCCAGCCGGGCGGCGAGGTGGCCAGCGGCCTGGTCGTGCGGCAGCTTGCGGCCATCGGGCCGTCGCTGGACGGCGAGCAGGCCGTTCATGACGCACTGATCGCCTGCAATCACGCCGTGTACGCGGCTGCCGAGCGCGATCCGGAGCTGACGACCATGGGGACGACGGTCGCGGGTGTTGTCCTCCTGGGGAAAGAGCTGGTCGTGTTCAACGTCGGCGACAGCCGCGTGCTCGACGTGAGCCTCGGCCGCGAAGACGGCGCGCTCCGCCAGGTGAGCGTCGACGACAGCCCGCCGCCCGCGCCCGGCCGGCGCACCACGTCGATCGTCACCCAGGCGCTGGGCGGTGCGCTCCGGTTCAGCGCGATCACCCCACACGTCAGCACGTTGCCGCTCGTCGGGGGTGAACGTTTCCTGGTGTGTTCCGACGGCCTGACCGATCCCGTGCCCGAGGACACGCTGAACGAGCTGCTCACGGCCCACGACAGCGGCCGGGCGGTCTTCGAACTGTGGAAGGCCGCCATCGACGCCGGCGGCCCCGACAACATCACTCTCGCGCTGATCTCGGTCGTCGACGACGAGTGA